One Polynucleobacter sp. MWH-Spelu-300-X4 genomic window carries:
- a CDS encoding ParB/RepB/Spo0J family partition protein, whose amino-acid sequence MNAIKKKGLGRGLEALLGANEKAGGQSAGVATLKLSALQAGKYQPRKNMADAALMELAESIKEQGIMQPLLVRLVSPGKYEIIAGERRFRAATLAGLTEVPVLIKEANDQATAAMALIENMQREDLNPIEEAQGLARLIEEFSYTHDKAAQAVGKSRSAVSNLLRLMQLAKPVQAMLAKGELDMGHARALVPLQPAAQVGLAQKIAAQGLSVRDAEKMATQFALGKAGPAKVKTPVKVDPDLKSIQERLSDALNLAVEIKEKRKGGEIKIKFSQFDELDAFFKRLGLD is encoded by the coding sequence ATGAATGCAATTAAGAAAAAAGGGCTGGGCCGCGGGTTAGAGGCTTTGCTGGGGGCGAACGAGAAAGCCGGCGGGCAAAGCGCGGGCGTGGCGACATTAAAGCTATCAGCATTGCAGGCGGGCAAGTATCAACCAAGAAAAAATATGGCTGATGCGGCTTTGATGGAGTTGGCTGAAAGCATTAAAGAGCAAGGAATTATGCAACCCCTTTTGGTTCGCCTTGTTTCCCCTGGAAAATATGAAATTATTGCGGGTGAGCGTCGCTTTAGGGCGGCTACGCTTGCGGGTTTAACGGAAGTTCCTGTTTTAATTAAAGAGGCTAATGATCAGGCTACCGCAGCCATGGCTCTTATTGAGAATATGCAGCGGGAAGATTTAAACCCGATAGAAGAAGCTCAAGGGTTGGCTAGATTGATTGAGGAATTTTCATATACCCATGACAAAGCGGCCCAAGCGGTTGGCAAGTCTAGAAGTGCTGTAAGTAATTTATTACGCCTAATGCAATTGGCCAAGCCCGTCCAGGCTATGTTGGCAAAGGGTGAGTTAGACATGGGGCACGCCAGAGCTTTGGTGCCGCTTCAGCCAGCAGCCCAAGTTGGGCTAGCTCAAAAGATAGCTGCCCAAGGGCTTTCTGTTCGGGATGCTGAGAAGATGGCCACTCAGTTTGCTCTTGGTAAGGCTGGGCCGGCAAAAGTTAAAACGCCAGTAAAAGTTGATCCTGACTTAAAAAGTATTCAAGAGCGTTTATCCGATGCCTTAAATTTGGCTGTTGAAATTAAAGAAAAGCGTAAAGGTGGCGAAATTAAGATCAAATTCAGCCAATTTGATGAGTTAGATGCATTTTTTAAGCGTTTAGGGCTGGATTAA
- a CDS encoding ATP synthase subunit I has translation MVNSVKSSSFVTDEQAKTSVIKNTSWDNDLEDSEEFKKPLSRTELESLLGANALKPSRVTIRRILLMQVVVTLVSGIAWSAKGKPFSLDSPAISAVLGGLAALVPALLFALRTRVMTGGVNVAGASILALVTGELLKIIATVAMFILVVVFYPGLVWFPLLLTYVLALKCYWLAWMLK, from the coding sequence ATGGTGAATTCTGTAAAATCTTCGAGCTTTGTCACAGATGAGCAAGCAAAGACGTCGGTTATAAAAAATACTAGCTGGGATAATGACTTAGAAGACTCTGAAGAGTTTAAAAAGCCGTTATCTAGAACGGAATTAGAGAGCCTTTTGGGGGCCAATGCTCTAAAACCTAGCAGAGTAACTATTAGACGGATTTTGTTGATGCAGGTGGTTGTAACTTTGGTGTCCGGCATAGCTTGGTCAGCAAAGGGTAAGCCGTTTAGCCTAGACTCTCCGGCCATATCGGCTGTACTTGGAGGGTTGGCTGCTTTGGTGCCTGCCCTATTGTTCGCTTTGCGAACGCGGGTCATGACAGGCGGTGTAAATGTTGCAGGAGCCTCAATTTTGGCGCTTGTGACTGGCGAGTTATTAAAGATCATTGCAACGGTTGCAATGTTCATTCTGGTGGTAGTTTTTTACCCTGGATTAGTTTGGTTTCCGCTGTTGTTAACTTATGTATTGGCGTTAAAGTGTTATTGGTTAGCGTGGATGCTTAAGTGA
- the atpB gene encoding F0F1 ATP synthase subunit A: protein MSTEVAGGAQVLTPTEYIAEHLQNLNTLHAKQEAIVDFSVINLDTVFWSLLMGLIVVGFLLFAARRATAGVPGRFQAMVEMLVELVETQSKSIVHGDRSFIAPLALFVFCWIILLNTLDLVPVDWVHGVNGFLANFGGVHVPHHKLVPTTDLNGTLGMSMSVLVLMIFYSFKAKGVGGFVHELLSAPFGAKWYLAPFNLVLNIIEFIAKAVSLGMRLFGNMYAGELVFLLIALLGGIWQFGVDLSFLGFVGHVIAGAAWAIFHILVILLQAFIFMMLTLVYIGQAHSHH, encoded by the coding sequence ATGTCAACAGAAGTAGCAGGCGGCGCACAAGTCCTAACACCTACTGAATATATTGCGGAGCATTTGCAAAACTTAAATACTTTGCATGCTAAGCAAGAAGCTATTGTTGATTTTTCAGTTATTAACTTAGATACAGTATTTTGGTCTCTATTAATGGGGCTAATTGTTGTTGGCTTTTTGCTATTTGCTGCACGCAGAGCAACAGCAGGTGTTCCTGGTCGTTTCCAAGCAATGGTGGAAATGTTGGTTGAGTTGGTAGAAACTCAATCTAAGAGCATTGTTCATGGCGACCGTAGCTTTATCGCTCCGTTAGCGCTTTTTGTGTTTTGCTGGATTATCTTGTTAAACACACTAGACTTGGTGCCTGTAGATTGGGTGCATGGCGTGAATGGTTTCTTGGCTAATTTTGGTGGCGTGCATGTTCCGCACCACAAGTTAGTTCCAACAACAGATTTGAATGGCACATTGGGCATGTCTATGTCTGTATTAGTGCTTATGATTTTTTATAGCTTCAAAGCTAAAGGTGTGGGCGGTTTTGTGCACGAGTTACTTTCTGCCCCATTTGGCGCAAAGTGGTACCTAGCGCCATTTAACCTTGTTTTAAACATTATTGAATTTATTGCTAAAGCCGTGTCATTGGGTATGCGACTTTTCGGCAACATGTATGCAGGCGAATTAGTATTCTTGCTAATTGCTCTGTTAGGCGGCATCTGGCAGTTTGGTGTCGACTTATCTTTCTTAGGCTTCGTTGGTCATGTTATTGCCGGTGCAGCCTGGGCTATTTTCCACATTTTGGTTATTTTGTTGCAGGCCTTTATTTTCATGATGTTGACTTTGGTTTACATCGGGCAAGCGCATAGTCACCACTAA
- the atpE gene encoding F0F1 ATP synthase subunit C: MQAFLAQVQGLTAIGIGIIIGLGAIGACLGIALMGGKYIEACARQPELMEPLQTKMFLLAGLIDAAFLIGVGVAMLFAFANPLLAVIK; this comes from the coding sequence ATGCAAGCATTTCTAGCACAAGTTCAAGGTCTGACAGCAATCGGTATTGGCATCATTATCGGTTTGGGCGCTATCGGTGCCTGTTTAGGTATCGCATTGATGGGTGGTAAGTACATTGAAGCGTGTGCACGTCAACCAGAATTGATGGAACCACTTCAAACTAAAATGTTCTTGTTGGCTGGTTTGATTGACGCTGCGTTCTTGATCGGTGTTGGTGTTGCGATGTTGTTTGCTTTCGCAAACCCATTGTTAGCAGTTATCAAGTAA
- a CDS encoding F0F1 ATP synthase subunit B, producing MNLNATLFAQMVVFFILWWVVAKFVWPPLVKALDERATKVADGLAAAERGKADLESAKKRAEQALSEARNEGSQRIADAEKRAQLSAEEIKANAQAEAARIIAQAKAEAEQQVSRARDALRAEVATLAVKGAEQILRREVDAKVHAGLLDQLKAEL from the coding sequence GTGAACCTAAACGCGACCCTATTCGCGCAGATGGTCGTCTTCTTTATCCTATGGTGGGTAGTTGCCAAGTTTGTTTGGCCGCCATTGGTAAAAGCTTTAGACGAGCGTGCCACTAAAGTGGCTGATGGTTTAGCTGCCGCCGAGCGTGGTAAAGCTGATCTTGAGTCTGCAAAAAAACGCGCTGAACAAGCGTTATCTGAAGCCCGCAATGAAGGTAGTCAGCGTATTGCTGATGCTGAAAAGCGCGCACAATTATCTGCAGAAGAAATTAAAGCGAATGCGCAAGCTGAAGCTGCCCGCATTATTGCGCAGGCAAAAGCTGAAGCCGAGCAACAAGTATCTCGTGCAAGAGATGCGCTACGTGCAGAAGTTGCAACACTTGCTGTTAAGGGCGCTGAGCAAATTTTGCGTCGTGAAGTGGATGCAAAAGTGCACGCAGGTTTGTTAGATCAGTTAAAGGCAGAGCTCTGA
- a CDS encoding F0F1 ATP synthase subunit delta, which translates to MADLATIARPYAEALFRSAKPADLAAWAEQLEELAQVASNPELLAVASNPKLSAANLLEILLGGIKAKPSDVVKNFVEVLTQNHRLLALPEISAQFTALKNAQEGAAEVQITSAFPLQGEELKALLSVLKKRFGGKELRPTVTVDPELIGGVCVQVGDEVLDTSVKARLVSMQAALSA; encoded by the coding sequence ATGGCCGATTTAGCCACCATTGCCCGCCCTTACGCTGAAGCTCTTTTTCGAAGTGCAAAGCCAGCAGATTTAGCTGCGTGGGCAGAGCAATTGGAAGAGTTGGCTCAAGTAGCAAGCAACCCAGAGTTATTAGCGGTTGCTAGCAATCCAAAATTATCTGCAGCTAATTTGTTGGAGATTTTGTTGGGTGGTATTAAAGCCAAACCTTCAGATGTTGTGAAAAACTTTGTGGAAGTATTAACTCAGAATCATCGCTTACTTGCGTTGCCTGAGATTTCTGCTCAATTTACAGCTTTGAAAAATGCTCAAGAAGGCGCTGCTGAAGTTCAAATTACAAGTGCATTCCCGCTACAAGGTGAGGAATTAAAAGCTTTGTTATCTGTATTGAAGAAGCGCTTTGGTGGAAAAGAATTACGTCCTACAGTTACTGTGGACCCAGAATTGATTGGCGGAGTGTGCGTACAAGTTGGCGATGAAGTGTTGGACACTTCAGTAAAAGCTCGCTTAGTTTCGATGCAAGCCGCTCTTAGCGCATAA
- the atpA gene encoding F0F1 ATP synthase subunit alpha, with product MQLNPSEISELIKSRISGVGAGAEVRNQGTVISVTDGICRVHGLSGVMQGEMLEFPNNTLGLALNLERDSVGAVILGEYEHISEGDPVKCTGRILEVPVGPELLGRVVNALGQPIDGKGPINAKLTDVIEKVAPGVIDRQSVSQPVQTGLKSIDAMVPIGRGQRELIIGDRQTGKTAVAVDAIINQKGKGVYCVYVAIGQKASTIANVVRKLEEHGAMEFTVVVAASASESAAMQYLSAYAGCTMGEYFRDRGEDALIVYDDLTKQAWAYRQVSLLLRRPPGREAYPGDVFYLHSRLLERAARVNDVYVEKFTNGAVKGKTGSLTALPVIETQAGDVSAFVPTNVISITDGQIFLETDLFNAGIRPAINAGISVSRVGGAAQTKVIKKLSGGIRTDLAQYRELAAFAQFASDLDEATRKQLERGRRVTELLKQAQYMPLQVWQLAASLYAANNGYLDELDVKNVLAFEKGLHDHLKSKYADLVGRIEDTKDLSKEDEAALRAAIEDFKRSASF from the coding sequence ATGCAACTCAATCCATCAGAGATCAGTGAACTGATCAAAAGCCGAATTAGCGGTGTAGGCGCTGGCGCCGAAGTCCGTAATCAAGGTACTGTTATTTCCGTTACAGACGGTATCTGCCGTGTGCATGGCCTTTCAGGCGTTATGCAAGGCGAGATGCTTGAATTCCCAAACAACACATTAGGTCTTGCGCTTAACTTAGAGCGTGATTCTGTTGGTGCTGTTATTTTGGGTGAATACGAGCACATCAGTGAAGGCGACCCAGTTAAATGTACTGGCCGTATTCTTGAAGTTCCTGTTGGCCCAGAATTATTAGGTCGTGTAGTTAATGCGTTGGGTCAGCCGATTGATGGCAAAGGTCCAATTAACGCAAAACTTACAGACGTTATTGAAAAAGTTGCGCCAGGTGTTATTGATCGTCAATCTGTTAGCCAGCCAGTTCAAACTGGTTTGAAATCAATTGATGCGATGGTACCTATTGGTCGTGGTCAGCGTGAGTTGATCATTGGCGACCGTCAAACAGGTAAAACAGCTGTTGCGGTTGACGCGATCATTAACCAAAAAGGTAAAGGCGTTTATTGCGTATACGTAGCGATTGGCCAAAAGGCTTCAACAATTGCAAACGTTGTGCGTAAACTTGAAGAGCATGGCGCGATGGAGTTTACAGTTGTTGTGGCTGCATCAGCATCTGAATCTGCAGCGATGCAATATTTGTCAGCATACGCTGGTTGCACAATGGGCGAATACTTCCGCGATCGCGGTGAAGATGCGTTGATTGTTTATGATGACTTAACAAAGCAAGCTTGGGCGTATCGTCAAGTTTCTTTATTGTTGCGTCGTCCACCAGGACGTGAAGCTTACCCTGGCGACGTATTCTATTTGCACTCACGTTTGCTTGAGCGCGCTGCTCGCGTTAACGATGTGTATGTTGAGAAATTTACAAACGGTGCTGTAAAAGGTAAAACAGGTTCTTTGACAGCTTTGCCAGTTATTGAAACTCAAGCAGGTGACGTTTCTGCTTTCGTTCCAACAAACGTAATTTCTATTACTGACGGTCAAATCTTCTTGGAAACAGACTTGTTTAACGCGGGTATTCGTCCTGCGATTAACGCGGGTATTTCTGTTTCTCGTGTGGGTGGTGCTGCTCAGACTAAAGTTATTAAGAAACTATCTGGTGGTATTCGTACCGACTTAGCGCAATATCGTGAATTGGCAGCGTTTGCTCAGTTTGCGTCTGACTTGGACGAGGCAACTCGTAAACAGTTAGAGCGTGGCCGTCGTGTTACAGAGTTGTTAAAGCAAGCACAGTACATGCCTTTGCAAGTATGGCAATTGGCAGCGTCATTGTATGCAGCGAACAACGGTTACCTAGATGAGCTTGATGTGAAGAATGTATTGGCCTTCGAAAAAGGTTTGCATGATCACCTTAAGAGCAAGTATGCCGATTTAGTTGGTCGTATTGAAGATACTAAGGATCTCTCGAAAGAAGATGAAGCCGCATTGCGCGCTGCAATCGAGGACTTTAAACGTTCAGCTTCTTTTTAA
- the atpG gene encoding F0F1 ATP synthase subunit gamma, producing MAGTKEIRTKIKSVQNTRKITKAMEMVAASKMRRAQERMRNARPYTEKVRNIAANLGKANPEYRPAYLVEREVKKAGVIVVTTDKGLCGGMNTNVLRSLTNTMKELDAKGVELSCTAIGAKGFQFLNRIKAKIVSHAVQMGDTPHLEKLIGVIKVQLDAYEKGEVDAVYLAYTKFINTMKQEPVVEKLLPLSSDRLEQTAEEVREYGWDYLYEPDPQSVVDELLKRYVEALIYQAVAENMASEQSARMVAMKAASDNAKNVIGELQLVYNKTRQAAITKELSEIVGGAAAV from the coding sequence ATGGCCGGAACTAAAGAGATACGGACAAAGATCAAGAGCGTACAAAATACGCGCAAGATCACAAAGGCGATGGAAATGGTCGCCGCATCTAAGATGCGGCGTGCTCAAGAACGCATGCGTAATGCTCGTCCTTACACTGAAAAGGTAAGAAACATTGCTGCGAATTTGGGTAAAGCGAATCCAGAGTATCGCCCTGCTTATTTAGTTGAACGTGAAGTTAAAAAAGCAGGCGTGATTGTTGTTACGACAGACAAGGGTCTTTGCGGTGGTATGAATACCAACGTATTGAGATCTTTAACAAACACCATGAAAGAGTTGGATGCAAAAGGTGTTGAGTTATCTTGTACAGCAATTGGTGCGAAGGGCTTCCAATTCTTGAATCGAATTAAAGCGAAGATTGTTTCTCATGCAGTTCAGATGGGTGACACGCCTCACTTAGAGAAGTTGATTGGTGTTATTAAGGTCCAATTGGATGCTTACGAAAAAGGTGAAGTAGATGCTGTTTATTTGGCATATACAAAATTCATCAACACCATGAAGCAAGAGCCAGTAGTTGAAAAGCTATTGCCTTTATCTAGTGATCGCTTAGAGCAAACAGCTGAAGAAGTTCGCGAATATGGTTGGGATTATTTATACGAACCAGATCCGCAATCAGTTGTTGATGAATTGTTGAAACGTTATGTTGAAGCGTTGATTTACCAAGCAGTTGCAGAAAATATGGCTTCTGAGCAGTCCGCTCGTATGGTTGCCATGAAAGCTGCTTCTGATAACGCGAAAAACGTAATTGGTGAGTTGCAGTTGGTTTACAACAAAACACGTCAAGCGGCTATTACAAAAGAGTTGTCCGAGATCGTCGGCGGCGCTGCAGCAGTTTGA
- the atpD gene encoding F0F1 ATP synthase subunit beta → MSNGNIVQCIGAVVDIQFPRDNMPKVYDALVLQESDEASFAEKGLTFEVQQQLGDGVVRTIALGSSDGLRRGMSVANTGKGISVPVGPATLGRIMDVLGRPIDQAGPIGTDERRAIHQAAPKFDELSPSVDLLETGIKVIDLVCPFAKGGKVGLFGGAGVGKTVNMMELINNIAKQHSGLSVFAGVGERTREGNDFYHEMKDSNVLDKVAMVFGQMNEPPGNRLRVALTGLTMAERFRDEGRDILFFVDNIYRYTLAGTEVSALLGRMPSAVGYQPTLAEEMGRLQERITSTKTGSITSIQAVYVPADDLTDPSPATTFLHLDSTVVLSRDIAALGIYPAVDPLDSTSRQLDPQVVGEEHYAVARGVQTTLQRYKELRDIIAILGMDELSPEDKQAVARARKIQRFLSQPFHVAEVFTGSPGKYVPLKETIRGFKMIVDGELDHLPEQAFYMVGGIDEVIEKAKKLQ, encoded by the coding sequence ATGAGCAACGGAAATATCGTTCAGTGCATTGGCGCGGTGGTGGACATTCAGTTCCCACGTGACAACATGCCTAAAGTTTATGACGCATTGGTCTTGCAAGAGAGCGATGAGGCATCTTTCGCGGAAAAAGGTTTAACCTTTGAAGTGCAACAGCAATTAGGTGACGGCGTCGTTCGTACAATTGCACTAGGTTCAAGCGACGGTTTGCGTCGTGGCATGAGCGTAGCTAATACAGGTAAAGGTATTTCTGTGCCAGTTGGCCCAGCAACACTTGGCCGTATTATGGATGTGCTTGGCCGCCCAATTGACCAAGCTGGTCCTATCGGAACAGATGAGCGTCGCGCGATTCACCAAGCAGCTCCTAAGTTTGATGAGCTATCTCCATCAGTTGATTTGTTAGAAACAGGTATTAAGGTTATTGACTTAGTTTGCCCGTTTGCTAAAGGTGGTAAGGTTGGCTTGTTCGGTGGTGCTGGTGTAGGTAAGACAGTTAACATGATGGAGTTAATTAACAACATCGCTAAGCAACACTCTGGTTTGTCAGTGTTCGCTGGTGTTGGTGAGCGTACTCGTGAAGGTAACGACTTCTACCACGAGATGAAAGACTCTAACGTTCTAGATAAAGTTGCGATGGTGTTTGGTCAGATGAATGAGCCACCAGGTAACCGTCTACGCGTTGCGTTAACAGGTTTGACAATGGCTGAGCGTTTCCGTGACGAAGGCCGTGACATCTTGTTCTTCGTTGATAATATTTATCGTTATACATTGGCTGGTACAGAAGTGTCAGCGCTTTTAGGTCGTATGCCATCAGCTGTGGGTTACCAGCCTACATTGGCTGAAGAAATGGGCCGTTTACAAGAGCGTATTACTTCTACAAAAACAGGTTCTATTACATCTATTCAAGCTGTTTACGTTCCTGCGGATGACTTAACAGATCCATCTCCAGCGACAACATTCTTGCACTTAGACTCAACAGTTGTTTTGTCACGTGATATTGCTGCTCTAGGTATTTATCCAGCGGTTGACCCACTAGACTCAACAAGCCGTCAGTTGGATCCACAAGTGGTTGGTGAAGAGCACTATGCAGTTGCTCGCGGTGTTCAAACAACGTTGCAACGTTATAAAGAGTTGCGTGACATTATTGCTATTTTGGGTATGGACGAGTTGTCACCTGAAGACAAGCAAGCTGTTGCGCGCGCTCGTAAGATTCAACGTTTCTTGTCACAACCTTTCCACGTTGCGGAAGTATTTACAGGTTCTCCAGGTAAGTATGTTCCATTGAAAGAAACAATCCGTGGCTTCAAGATGATTGTTGATGGTGAGCTTGACCATTTGCCAGAACAGGCATTCTATATGGTTGGCGGCATCGACGAGGTAATCGAAAAAGCTAAGAAGTTGCAGTAA
- a CDS encoding F0F1 ATP synthase subunit epsilon has protein sequence MSSIHVDVVSAEQSIFAGEAKFVALPGESGELGILPGHTPLITRIRPGAVRIEKADGDEEFVFVAGGILEVQPNKVTVLADTAIRGHDLDEAKANEAKKAAEEAMQNRTSDIDFAHAQSEFAMAAAQLAAIAKLRQKR, from the coding sequence ATGTCTAGCATCCACGTTGATGTAGTGAGCGCTGAGCAGTCAATTTTCGCCGGTGAAGCAAAGTTTGTTGCTTTACCTGGCGAAAGTGGTGAGTTGGGTATTCTTCCAGGACATACACCACTTATCACAAGAATTCGCCCAGGCGCAGTACGTATTGAAAAAGCTGATGGTGACGAAGAGTTTGTTTTCGTTGCTGGTGGCATTCTTGAGGTTCAGCCAAATAAAGTAACAGTGCTTGCTGATACTGCTATTCGTGGCCATGACCTTGATGAAGCCAAAGCTAATGAAGCTAAAAAGGCAGCTGAGGAAGCAATGCAAAATCGCACTAGCGATATTGATTTTGCGCATGCCCAATCAGAATTTGCAATGGCAGCGGCTCAGTTAGCTGCGATTGCTAAGTTACGCCAAAAAAGATAA
- the hemE gene encoding uroporphyrinogen decarboxylase has product MTLINDRFLRACLKQSTDRTPIWLMRQAGRYLPEYNATRAKAGSFLALAKNPQLATEVTLQPLDRYPLDAAILFSDILTIPDAMGLGLTFEAGEGPRFSKPLRDEQAVNALRPADLNQLKYVFDAVSEIRKALIQDGKQRVPLIGFSGSPWTLACYMIEGSGSSDFKHTKDMLYQRPDLMKKIMDTNVESVAAYLKAQVDAGAQALMIFDTWGGLLPDGWYQQTSLASMKAVIDLLPRQKDGQQIPVLVFTKGGGIWLEDIAQSGADVIGLDWTASVGKSRKRLLSNKTPLALQGNFDPLALFANPVQIQAEAKRILDELAAAPSLAANLHALDGHVFNLGHGISQFTNPEHVTALVEAVQSHSFTLRNQ; this is encoded by the coding sequence TTGACTTTAATTAACGATCGATTCCTGCGCGCATGCTTAAAGCAATCAACCGATAGAACTCCTATTTGGTTGATGCGCCAGGCAGGTCGTTATTTGCCTGAATACAATGCAACAAGAGCAAAGGCCGGTAGCTTTCTCGCTCTTGCAAAAAACCCTCAATTAGCAACTGAAGTAACACTTCAACCATTGGATCGATATCCATTGGATGCCGCTATTTTATTTTCAGATATTTTGACTATTCCAGATGCTATGGGATTGGGTCTGACATTTGAGGCTGGCGAGGGTCCGCGTTTTAGTAAGCCATTACGTGATGAGCAGGCTGTTAACGCATTACGCCCTGCTGATCTTAATCAATTGAAATATGTGTTTGATGCGGTGAGTGAAATTCGCAAAGCATTAATTCAAGATGGTAAGCAACGGGTTCCTTTAATTGGATTCTCAGGTAGTCCATGGACGCTTGCTTGTTACATGATTGAAGGTTCTGGTTCGTCAGATTTTAAGCATACAAAAGATATGCTTTATCAGCGCCCTGACCTAATGAAAAAAATTATGGACACCAATGTCGAGTCTGTAGCCGCATACTTAAAGGCTCAGGTGGATGCTGGTGCTCAAGCGCTAATGATTTTTGATACGTGGGGTGGTTTATTACCGGATGGTTGGTATCAGCAAACATCATTGGCCAGTATGAAAGCTGTTATTGATTTGTTGCCAAGACAAAAAGATGGGCAACAAATTCCAGTTTTGGTCTTCACTAAAGGTGGTGGTATTTGGTTAGAGGATATTGCTCAGTCTGGCGCAGATGTCATTGGTCTTGACTGGACTGCCTCAGTTGGAAAGTCCCGTAAGCGCTTACTATCAAATAAAACGCCGCTAGCTTTGCAAGGTAATTTTGATCCATTGGCATTATTTGCAAATCCTGTGCAGATTCAAGCTGAAGCAAAGCGCATTCTTGATGAGTTGGCAGCGGCACCTAGTCTAGCGGCTAATCTCCATGCTTTAGATGGCCATGTGTTTAATTTGGGCCATGGTATTTCGCAGTTCACCAATCCAGAGCACGTTACAGCATTGGTTGAGGCTGTTCAGTCGCACTCTTTTACGCTTAGAAATCAATAA